In Haloarcula limicola, the genomic stretch CGGGGTCGACGCGTTCGAGCAGTTCGCTCAGTTCCGGCGGCGCGAGGCGGTGGGAGAGTGGCGCGAGGACGCCGCCGGTCTTGCCCGTGGCGAAGAAACAGTCCACGACGGCCGGGCGGTTGCGCGAGACGACGGCGACGCGTCCGCCGTCGGCGACGCCGTGCTCGCGCAGCAGTCGCGCCGTCCGGTTCGCCCGCCGGTCCAACTCGGCGTAGGTGAATCGGTCGCCGGTCGTCGCGTCCACGAGGCCCTCCCGGTCGGGCGTCAGCGAGGCCCGCTTCTCGCTCCACGCGCCGACCCACGCCTGCGGTCCCGCGGCGAACTCAGACATCCTCTAAGAACTCCGTGAGCAGCCGGTTCACCTCGTCGCGGCGCTCGACGAAGAGGAGATGGGGCGCGCCGTCGAGGGAGACGAACTCCGCGTCGGGCAGGTCGCCGGCGAGCCGCTCTCCGTTCTGTATCGGGACGACGCGGTCGGCGGTGCCGTGGAGGACGAGCGCCGGCACCCGAATCTCGTCGAGGCGGTCGTGCACGTCGAAACCCTCGACGGCAGCCCCCTGCCACTGGCGGGCCTGGTCGCTGGCGTCGCTGTCGAGCCGCCAGTCGACGATCCGTTCGAGGAGGTCCTCGTTCTCCTCGGCGAACTCGTCGGTCAGCGCCGGGGCCATCTTGTAGCGGATCGCCTCCCGCTCGTCCATGTCGCCCGGGTCGCCGTACATCCGCTGGACTGTCGTCTCTGGGGTCGGCACCTCCTCGGGACCGCCGGGAGAGGTACACATGAGCGTCAGCGACGCTACTCGATCGTCGTCGAGCGCGAACTGCATGGCGATCATCCCGCCCATGCTCGCGCCGACGACGTGGGCCGACTCCACGCCCGCGTCGTCTAGGACCGCCGCGAGGTCGCCGGCCATCTGTTCGATGGTGTAGGGGCCCTCGGGCTCGCTCGATTCGCCGGTCCCGCGGTTGTCCCACAGAATCGTGTCGTAGTCGTCGGCGACGGCGCGGCGCTGCCACCGCCACATCCAGCGGCCGTAGCCCAATCCCTCGACGAAGACGACCGTCTCGGCGTCGGCGGGTCCCTCGCGTTCGTAGGCGAGGCGGACGCCGTCGTTGCGTGCGTCTGGCATGGACTACCCTACTCTCGGAACGCCCTTCAAGGGGGGCGTTACCATGTGAACGTCCGGGTGAACTGACCGGTGCGGCTACGCCGTCCCCCACTCCAGTACCGACGCGGCCCACGTGTAGCCGGTCCCGGCCGCAAGACAGAGAACCACGTCGTCGGGCGCTAACTCCTCTCTGACCGCGTCGAGCGCGAGCCCCTGGTCGCAGCTCTGGACGTGGCCGTACTCGTCGAGGTAGAACTGGTCGTCGGCACCGAGGCCGAAGTCCTCGCAGAGGATCTCGTGGAACGACCGCTTCATGTGGGTGATGGCGGCGAAGTCCACGCTCTCGCGGTCGTAGCCGGAGCGAGAGAGCGCGTCGTCGGCCACCTCCCGGAAGTTCGGCAGGCTGACCTCGCCGAGCCGGCGCTTCATCCGTTTGTGGTCGGGGACGCGAAGGGTGTGCTCGCCGTTGGCCACCGTGTCGTGGCTCGGCGGCCGACGGGTGCCGCCCGCGGGCATGATCACGTCCTCGCTGAAACTGCCGTCGGTCAGGGAGGCGCTCGCGCGGACGCGGGCCACAGCGCGGTCGGGCGCGTCGGCCTCTAAGACCAGCGCCGTCGCGCCGCTCCCGAAGTTGAACATGAAGGAGGTGTCGGGGTCGTCGTAGTCCACGAGGTCCTCCTCGCGGCTGGCGGCGACGAGGAGGATTCTATCGAGGCCCGCGTCCGTTTCGAGGAGGGCCTTCGCCTCCCGCAGTGCGACGGGGAGGCCGGCACAGAGCGCGTAGCTCTCGGTGGCCGACGCGCCGTCCGCGCCGAGGGTGTCGGCGACGGCCGCGGCGGCGTTCCAGACGACGTAGTCCTTGAACTCGCTGCCGTGGTAGCGGACGGCGTCGAGTTCGTCGGGGCGGAGGGCAGCGTCAGCGAGGGCGTCCTCGGCGGCGGCGACGCACATCTCCGCGGGGTGGTCCTCGTCGGGCGGGCAGACGTGCTTCCGCTCGACGCCCATCTTCTCGACGACCACCTCCTCGGGGATGCCGGTCCGTTCGGCGATGTCCGCGCCGGTGAGCACCACGTCGGGGAGGTAGGTGCCCAGCCCGGTGACGTGGACGGTCACTGCTCGTCACCTCCGGCGTCGTCGGACGGGGGGTCGGGGCTCGGATCGCCGAACGCGTTGGCCGAGACCACCGCGAGCTTGCCGCCGGCCCGCTGGCGGATCGTCCCCAGCAGGCCGTCGGGCACGTAGAGGACGAACAGGACGAAGACGAGGCCGACGTAGAGGGCGGCGTGGCCGTTCAGCAGCGTGTCGATGAGCCCGCCGAAGGTCATGTCGCCGACGACGGGCGTCCCGAGCGTCTCCTCGCCCAGGAGCGCGCGGAGGTACGGGAGGAGACCGCCGCCCTGCCCCGAGGTCGAGAGGAACTCCCGGATCGTCTCGTCGAACAGGCGGCCGAACAGCGGCCCGGCGA encodes the following:
- a CDS encoding alpha/beta fold hydrolase: MPDARNDGVRLAYEREGPADAETVVFVEGLGYGRWMWRWQRRAVADDYDTILWDNRGTGESSEPEGPYTIEQMAGDLAAVLDDAGVESAHVVGASMGGMIAMQFALDDDRVASLTLMCTSPGGPEEVPTPETTVQRMYGDPGDMDEREAIRYKMAPALTDEFAEENEDLLERIVDWRLDSDASDQARQWQGAAVEGFDVHDRLDEIRVPALVLHGTADRVVPIQNGERLAGDLPDAEFVSLDGAPHLLFVERRDEVNRLLTEFLEDV
- a CDS encoding 3-oxoacyl-ACP synthase, whose amino-acid sequence is MTVHVTGLGTYLPDVVLTGADIAERTGIPEEVVVEKMGVERKHVCPPDEDHPAEMCVAAAEDALADAALRPDELDAVRYHGSEFKDYVVWNAAAAVADTLGADGASATESYALCAGLPVALREAKALLETDAGLDRILLVAASREEDLVDYDDPDTSFMFNFGSGATALVLEADAPDRAVARVRASASLTDGSFSEDVIMPAGGTRRPPSHDTVANGEHTLRVPDHKRMKRRLGEVSLPNFREVADDALSRSGYDRESVDFAAITHMKRSFHEILCEDFGLGADDQFYLDEYGHVQSCDQGLALDAVREELAPDDVVLCLAAGTGYTWAASVLEWGTA